The genomic interval TCCACGCGGCCACGCCGCCGACCATCACCATCACGCCCTGCGCCATGTTCAGCACGCGGAGGGTGCCGTAGACGAGGTTCATGCCGATGGTGATGAGCGCGAGCATCGAACCCTGCACGAGGGTGCTCACGAGCGTCTGCAGGACGAGATTCATTCGGACACCCCCAGATAGGTCTCGCGGAGGGCCTGTTCGTCGAGCAGCTCGGAGCCCGCCGCCGACCGCACGACGGCGCCGTTCTCGACGAGGTGGATGCGGTCCGCGAGCGTCTGGGCCCGTGAGACGTTCTCCTCGACCAGCAGCACCGTCATCCCGGTGGCGACGATCCGCCGCAGCTGCGCGTACACCTCGTCGACGATCACCGGGGCGAGTCCGAGGCTCGGCTCGTCGACCATGATGAGCCTGCCGTCGCCCATCAGCGCGCGGCCGATGGCGAGCATGCGGCGCTCGCCGCCGGAGAGGGTGCGCGCCCGCTGCGATCTCCGCTCGAGGAGGCGCGGGAAGATGTCGTAGACCTCCTCCATGCGCCGCCTGGCGCTCCGCGACGCCCGCTTCGCGAAGGCGCCGAGGACGAGGTTCTCCTCCACGGTCATGTCGGGGAAGACGAGGTCCCCCTGCGGCATATGGATGAGTCCGCGCTCCACGAGCTTCTCGGCCTTCTCGCGGGTGATCTCGGCGCCGTCGAAGCGGATGCTCCCCGACGTCACCCGGATCAGTCCGCTGATCGCCCGCAGCAGCGTGGTCTTGCCGTGCCCGTTCGGGCCGACGAGCACGGAGCACTCGCCCTCCCCCACGTCGAGGGAGATCCCATGCACGACGGTGGTGGTGCCGTAGCCCGCGACCACCTCGGTGAGCTCAAGCATCCCGTCCCTCCTCTCTGGCGACCTTGATCGCGGCGGTCGATGCGGTCTCCTCGGCGGCGGAGCCGAGATAGACGCGCACGACCTCTGGATCGGTCATGACGGTGTGCGGATCCCCCTGGCGGAGGGTGCGCCCCTGGTCCATGATGAGCACGCGATCGGCGAGCGTCATGAGCGCCCGCATGACGTGCTCGATGAGCACGATCGTGATCCCCTGCTCGCGGTTGATGCGCTGCAGCAGTGCGAGCAGCGCGTCGATCTCGGCGTCGTTGAGCCCGCCGAAGGGCTCGTCGAGGAAGAGCATCTTCGGCGAGCTGGCGAGCGCGGAGGCGATCATGAGGCGCTTCTTGTCGAAGACCGGCAGCTCGCCCGAGCGCTCGTCGGCGCGGTCCGAGAGCCCCACGAGCGCGAGCGCCTCCGCCGAGCGGTCCCAGACCCCCGGATCCCGGGCGAGGCTCTTCCACCAGGGCTTCCCCGAGCCGAAGTGCGCGCCGACGACCACGTTGCCCATGACGGTTTCGCTGTCGAACACCGAGGGCTTCTGGAAGGTCCGCGTGATGCCGCGGTGGCAGATCGCGTGCACCGAGGACCTCGCGATCGAGACGCCCTCGAACGCGATCTCGCCGCTCGTGGCGCGCACCATGCCGGTGACGACGTCGAAGAGCGTGGTCTTGCCCGCGCCGTTCGGCCCGGCGATGCCGAAGATCTCGCCGCGCTGCACGCTGAAGCTGACGTCGTTGACGGCGATGAGCCCGCCGTAGCGCTTGGTCGCGCCCCGCACCTCGAGGAGCGCGTCGCCGTCCCCGGTCATCGCAGCCAGCCCGGCAGCTCGAACGCGCCGTTGATGTACGGCTCGGGGGAGATGAGCACCTGCTCCTGCTGCTGGATCTGGTAGGTCAGGTGCGGCATGCCCAGGCTCGGATCGTTCACGGCGTCCGGGTAGGGGATCGCGGTGAGGTCCTCCTCCGCGAAGCGGTACGTGCCCACGACCCCGCGGAAGGTGAGGCCCTTCATGGCCGCCGAGACCTTGTCGGAGTCGTAGGGGTCGCCGGCGCGCGAGGCGGCCTGGGCCCACATGCGCAGGATGTCGTACTGCGCCCCGGACTGGCTGAGGCCCGCCTCGGTGCCGAAGGCGTCGAGGTAGCGCTCGCGGAACCGGGTGCCGATGTCGTCGGGCAGCGTGCCGATCGTGGTCGACCAGATCACCCCGTCGGCGGCGTCGCCCGCGAGCTCGAGGTACTCGGGCACGCTCGGCCCGTACTGCTGGTAGAGCAGGGAGGGCGTGGGCGCGGTGGCGAACTGCTTCGCGAAGCTCGCGAGGTCGCCGGCGAGGTAGTCCGTGACGAAGATGAGCCCGGGGGGATCGTTGCGGATCTTCGAGAGCTGCGGTCCCCAATCGGCGTAGGGCACCGAGACCTCCTCGTACATGGTGATGTCCCAGCCCAGTTCCTTGAGCCCGTCCATCATCACCGTCGCGATGGAGATCGAGTAGGAGTCGTTGCTCGCGATCACCGCGGCGGTCTGCGACGACGGGGTCCAGGCCCCCGAATCGATCCAGTCCGTCATCAGCTGCAGGAAGCCGCTCGCGTACCAGGGCTCCGTGGGGCAGCACTGGAAGATGTTGGTGATGCCGTGCTCCGCGACGTAGTCGGAGTTGGCCTGCAGCGTGTTGGTGTGGAACAGGGGCACCCCGCCCTCGGCGTAGGTGGGGAACTCGACGGAGGTGGTCGTCGTGTATCCGCCGGAGGCCGCGGCGACCTTCTCGCGGGAGACGAGGCGCTCGGCGACCTGGATGAAGTTCTCCGGCGCCTGGTCGCCCACATCGCCCACGACGAGCTCGACCTCGCGGCCGAGCACGCCGCCGGCCGCGTTGATGTCCTCGATCGCCAGCTTCGCGCCGCGCTCCATCTCCTGCCCGTCGCCGGAGTACGGTCCCGTCACGGGCGCGACGAGGCCGAACTTGATGGTGCCGCCGCCTCCCGCGGTCGCGCTCGCGCCGCCGCGGGGCGCGGCGAAGTAGCCGCCGGCGCCGCCCGCGGCGATGCCGATCAGACCGGTGAGACCGGCCGTGCGCACGAGATCGCGCCGCGTGATCCGTTTCCTCTTGCCCCCGTGCGGGGGCTGCTGCTCGCTCATCTTGTCCACTCCTTCGTGCGAACGACCGTCGTCGCCGGCAGAACCCGGGCCGCGTCAGATTCATACGCTAGGTCACGGGTCGGGGCGGCGGCATGCGTCATTTGACGGATCCGCGACCGGTGCGGCGGCTCAGCCGAGCCAGTGGGGGGCGCGGAACGCGGCCGCGCTGCCGAAAGGCTCCGGACTGATGAGCACGTGCTCGCCGTCCTGGATCTGGTAGATCTGGTGCGCCTGGCTCAGCGCCGCGTCGGCGGTCGTGTCGGGGTAGAGCTGTGGCGACTGACCCGTGTCGCCGAAGTAGTACACGCCGTTCACGCCCCGGTAGGGCCAGCGGCGCAGGTGCGCGACGACCTCGGACACGTCGCCGGGGTCGACGGAGGACCAGGCGGAGGCGAGCATCCGCACCTGGTCGTAGAGCGCTCCGCCGATCGACCACCCGGGATCCTCGCGGTACTTCGCGCGGTACTGCCTGCGGAACCGGCTGCCGAACTCGTCGTCGTAGGTGCCCGTGGTCGTCGACCAGACGACGCCGTCCGCCGCCCGACCGAGGGCGTCGATGAATGCGGGATTCGAGGGCGCGTAGATGCCGTGGATGAGCGCGGGGACGGGTCGGTGCAGGAAAGCGCGCAGGAAGGCCGCGAGCTCCTGGTCGAGGTAGCTGGCGAAGAGCACCGCGGCGGGCCGCGTCCGCGCGAGATCCGTCACGATCGCCTCCCAGTCGGTCTCGCCCGGCGGGGTGAGGATCGGCTCCGCGACCTCCCATCCGCCCTCGGCCGCGAGCGCGCGCAGCGCGGGGGTGGCGAGCCGCATGCTCTGCGAGGGGAGTTCGAGCGAGACGATCCGGCGGTTCGGGGGCGTCCAGGAACCCGCCCGCTCCAGCTCGTCGAGCAGGCGGAGCATACCGGGCGCGTAGTGGTGCTCCGACGCGCACGTCTGGAAGATCGTGCCGTACTTCCACGGCTCGCGCTCGGCGCGCCGCACATCCGCCTCGAAGGTGGCGGTGTGCAGGAAGGGCTTGCCGTACGCGGCGATGCGATCGAGGGCCTCCGGCTGCTCGGCGCTCACGTAGCTCGTCACGATCGCGTCGACGTCGGCTTCGAAGAGCTCGTCGAGACCCGCGCTCACGCTCGCCCAGTCGAAGATGTCGACCTCCACCGGCACGGCCTCGATGCTGCGCCCGCCGGCGCCGCCGTGCTGGTTGAGCTCGTCGATCGCGAGCAGCGCGCCGCCGAGGACTTGCGCCCCGTCGGAGACCGAGGAGCCGGGGCTCACGATGCCGATCCTGATCGGCACCCGCGAGGAGATGTCGTCGCGGATCGGCCGGTACCCGGTGCCGAGCCGGCGCCGGTAGGCGAGTTCGAGCTCCGCGACGCCGAGCCCGCCGCTCTCGGGCGGGCCGCCGGGCAGCGGCAGGCGCAGCAGGCCGAGGTCGACCGCGAGCGCGGCGAGGCCGCCGCGCGAGCTCTGCGCGAGCTTCTCGAGCAGGCGCTCGAGCTGCGTCGACACCGTGCGGGCGGAGGTGCCGAGCCGTTCGGCGATGCCGCCGTTGGTGCGGCCGAGGGCGACGAGCGTGAGCACGTCGAGTTCGCGCACGGTGAGCCCACGGGGCATCTCGCTCGGGCGGAGGCGCACGAAGACCCGCGCCGTGCCCGGGGTGCGGTCGCCGAGCGCGTGCGCGAGGGTCAGCTGCACGTCGATCCACTGGGTCTCGTCCCGCCAGACGAAGCGCAGGGCGGGGCGCCGGATGAGGAGGAACGCCTTCGCGTAGCCCCACAGCTCCGGCGGCACCTGCTTCGGCAGCGACTCCGCGGGCGTGTCGGCGGCGATGGTGCGCTCAACGACTCCCTGCAGCACGAGCACCTCTCCATCCGATCGCCCGCCGAGCGGGTAGGGCGATCCTAACAAGCCGGGTGCGCCGGGGAGTCACCCGAACTGCACACCGCCGTTGACGGCGATGCGCTGCCCGGTCACGTAGCGGCTGTCGTCCGCGAGCAGCCAGGCGACCGTATCGGCGATGTCCTCGGGGGTGCCGTGGCGACCGAGGGGCACCTGGGCGCGCAGCTCCGCATAGCGCTGCTCGGCCGTGACGCCGCGCTCGCGGGCCTGGAACTCGACCTCCTCCGCGTGCATCGGCGTGAGGATGAACCCCGGCGCGACCGTGTTGCAGGTGATCCCGGCCGGTCCGAGCTCGACCGCCAGCACGCGGGTGAGCGTGTGGATCGCCCCTTTGCTGGCGCAGTAGGGAGCGCCGCCGACCACCGGCTCGTCCCCGAACAGCGACCCCATGTTCACGACGCGCCCGCGCCGGGAGCGTTCGAGATGCGGGATCGCGAGCTGGGTGAGCGCGACGACGGCGATCACGTTCACCTCGAGGGTGCGACGCAGCCCGTCGAGGTCGAGTCGCGCGACCTCTGCGGCCTCGCCGCCGCTGGCCGCGTTGTTGACGAGCGCGTCGATGCCGCCGAAGGCCGCCGCCGTCGCATCGACGAGCTCCTGCCGCACGGCGGGGTCGGCGAGGTCGCCCGCGACCGCGACGACCCTGCGGTCCGCGATCTCCGCGGCGAAGCGCTCGCGCAGTCGCGAGGAGACGTCGCACACGCCCAATCGGAAGCCGTCGGCGAGCAGCCGCGCGGCGCTCGCGAGGCCGATGCCGGATGCCGCGCCCGTGACGATCGCGACGGGTCCGTCGCCCGCGCGGGCCGACCCCGCGCGCGGTGCTGCTGTCGACATGTGTTCCCTCTCACCCGGTCGGACGCGTTCGCGTCCACTCTGGCGCGAATGCCGCGACCCGGCAATCCGGCGATTGACGTATGCGCGGCGGGCCCGGGGGTACGTCGAATGACCCATGCGCACCGTGCGCCGCCGTCAGCACAATGAGGAGGACCGGGGCGGCGTCCGTCGCCCCGACGGACGAGGGGAGTCGGCGATGACGACG from Leucobacter allii carries:
- a CDS encoding ABC transporter ATP-binding protein; the encoded protein is MLELTEVVAGYGTTTVVHGISLDVGEGECSVLVGPNGHGKTTLLRAISGLIRVTSGSIRFDGAEITREKAEKLVERGLIHMPQGDLVFPDMTVEENLVLGAFAKRASRSARRRMEEVYDIFPRLLERRSQRARTLSGGERRMLAIGRALMGDGRLIMVDEPSLGLAPVIVDEVYAQLRRIVATGMTVLLVEENVSRAQTLADRIHLVENGAVVRSAAGSELLDEQALRETYLGVSE
- a CDS encoding ABC transporter ATP-binding protein; translated protein: MTGDGDALLEVRGATKRYGGLIAVNDVSFSVQRGEIFGIAGPNGAGKTTLFDVVTGMVRATSGEIAFEGVSIARSSVHAICHRGITRTFQKPSVFDSETVMGNVVVGAHFGSGKPWWKSLARDPGVWDRSAEALALVGLSDRADERSGELPVFDKKRLMIASALASSPKMLFLDEPFGGLNDAEIDALLALLQRINREQGITIVLIEHVMRALMTLADRVLIMDQGRTLRQGDPHTVMTDPEVVRVYLGSAAEETASTAAIKVAREEGRDA
- a CDS encoding ABC transporter substrate-binding protein codes for the protein MSEQQPPHGGKRKRITRRDLVRTAGLTGLIGIAAGGAGGYFAAPRGGASATAGGGGTIKFGLVAPVTGPYSGDGQEMERGAKLAIEDINAAGGVLGREVELVVGDVGDQAPENFIQVAERLVSREKVAAASGGYTTTTSVEFPTYAEGGVPLFHTNTLQANSDYVAEHGITNIFQCCPTEPWYASGFLQLMTDWIDSGAWTPSSQTAAVIASNDSYSISIATVMMDGLKELGWDITMYEEVSVPYADWGPQLSKIRNDPPGLIFVTDYLAGDLASFAKQFATAPTPSLLYQQYGPSVPEYLELAGDAADGVIWSTTIGTLPDDIGTRFRERYLDAFGTEAGLSQSGAQYDILRMWAQAASRAGDPYDSDKVSAAMKGLTFRGVVGTYRFAEEDLTAIPYPDAVNDPSLGMPHLTYQIQQQEQVLISPEPYINGAFELPGWLR
- a CDS encoding ABC transporter substrate-binding protein, translating into MLQGVVERTIAADTPAESLPKQVPPELWGYAKAFLLIRRPALRFVWRDETQWIDVQLTLAHALGDRTPGTARVFVRLRPSEMPRGLTVRELDVLTLVALGRTNGGIAERLGTSARTVSTQLERLLEKLAQSSRGGLAALAVDLGLLRLPLPGGPPESGGLGVAELELAYRRRLGTGYRPIRDDISSRVPIRIGIVSPGSSVSDGAQVLGGALLAIDELNQHGGAGGRSIEAVPVEVDIFDWASVSAGLDELFEADVDAIVTSYVSAEQPEALDRIAAYGKPFLHTATFEADVRRAEREPWKYGTIFQTCASEHHYAPGMLRLLDELERAGSWTPPNRRIVSLELPSQSMRLATPALRALAAEGGWEVAEPILTPPGETDWEAIVTDLARTRPAAVLFASYLDQELAAFLRAFLHRPVPALIHGIYAPSNPAFIDALGRAADGVVWSTTTGTYDDEFGSRFRRQYRAKYREDPGWSIGGALYDQVRMLASAWSSVDPGDVSEVVAHLRRWPYRGVNGVYYFGDTGQSPQLYPDTTADAALSQAHQIYQIQDGEHVLISPEPFGSAAAFRAPHWLG
- a CDS encoding SDR family NAD(P)-dependent oxidoreductase, which codes for MSTAAPRAGSARAGDGPVAIVTGAASGIGLASAARLLADGFRLGVCDVSSRLRERFAAEIADRRVVAVAGDLADPAVRQELVDATAAAFGGIDALVNNAASGGEAAEVARLDLDGLRRTLEVNVIAVVALTQLAIPHLERSRRGRVVNMGSLFGDEPVVGGAPYCASKGAIHTLTRVLAVELGPAGITCNTVAPGFILTPMHAEEVEFQARERGVTAEQRYAELRAQVPLGRHGTPEDIADTVAWLLADDSRYVTGQRIAVNGGVQFG